A stretch of Toxoplasma gondii ME49 chromosome V, whole genome shotgun sequence DNA encodes these proteins:
- a CDS encoding 3-oxo-5-alpha-steroid 4-dehydrogenase (encoded by transcript TGME49_285240~Signal peptide predicted by SignalP 2.0 HMM (probability 0.447) with cleavage site probability 0.420 at residue 20~Predicted trans-membrane domain (TMHMM2.0):199-222:236-259:271-289:292-315) encodes MRLQIVATTALFLGRVQVFAVPFAGAPLASRPIVPRAQSHFFVCASPESKIFRRKNSENGPHSRIFTASEVALVERRSGVGTPAKRPSLSRGHHEDFSEEAQWEVHRRVRASRGLHSGRIQATLLPKVSLLPRETVVDCRYSKGDSSKGRWSSGGVRCQGRHHSRLQRSRVAFWLTMFHFMKRELETLFVHRFSSSTMPIVNVPINCGHYWILFGVFVGYFLFHPKYQPMWRDDQPLVIYSLAATMVIFELLNFKTHLILRSLRARGTRQRGVPSGWGFDLVSCANYFWETLSWVTFSVLVSCLTSWIFTVVGFLKMTEWAMKKQRNYRSEFKDYPRNRRAIIPFIL; translated from the exons ATGCGACTACAGATCGTCGCGACAACAGCGCTTTTCTTGGGTCGAGTCCAGGTGTTCGCCGTCCCGTTCGCCGGTGCACCACTCGCCTCTCGGCCTATTGTGCCTCGCGCGCAGAGTCACTTTTTTGTGTGTGCATCTCCCGAGTCGAAGATTTTCCGCCGAAAGAACTCGGAAAACGGCCCACATTCGCGAATCTTCACAGCCAGCGAAGTCGCACTCGTCGAGCGGCGCTCCGGTGTCGGTACACCCGCCAAAAGGCCGTCCTTGTCACGAGGTCACCATGAGGAtttctctgaagaagcgCAATGGGAAGTTCATCGACGCGTTCGAGCTTCCCGAGGACTGCACAGTGGAAGAATTCAAGCAACTCTTCTACCAAAAGT ttcaCTACTAcccagagagacagtggTGGACTGTCGATACAGCAAAGGGGATTCCAGTAAAGGCCGATGGTCCTCTGGAGGCGTACGGTGTCAAGGACGGCACCACTCTCGTCTTCAAAGATCTAG AGTCGCCTTCTGGCTGACGATGTTCCACTTCATGAAGCGGGAGCTGGAGACGCTCTTCGTCCACAGATTCAGCAGCAGCACGATGCCGATTGTGAATGTTCCCATCAACTGTGGGCACTACTGGATTCTCTTTGGTGTCTTCGTTGGATATTTTCTCTTCCACCCGAAATACCAGCCGATGTGGCGAGACGACCAGCCTCTCGTCATCTACAGCCTCGCGGCAACCATGGTG ATCTTTGAGTTGCTGAACTTCAAGACACACTTGATTCTCCGGAGTCTCAGGGCGcgcggcacgcgacagagGGGGGTCCCGTCAGGCTGGGGTTTTGACCTCGTCAGCTGCGCAAACTACTTCTGGGAAACGCTCTCTTGGGTCACTTTCTCCGTCCTCGTGTCTTGTCTCACCT CATGGATCTTCACAGTCGTTGGATTCCTCAAGATGACTGAGTGGGCGATGAAGAAGCAACGCAACTATCGATCCGAGTTCAAGGACTATCCCAG